In Bradyrhizobium sp. CCBAU 051011, the following are encoded in one genomic region:
- a CDS encoding response regulator: MDKLLCGRRALVVEDEMLIVMMIEDMLADLGCKSVTSAAKVDEALALIDAQAFDVALLDMNLGGDDSYPVAEALCARGVPFAYSTGNTGQSVRDGNPDRVVLKKPFKLEEPGGDTHPPQARADRIKGSMIVRFQEATGS, translated from the coding sequence GATAAGTTGCTTTGCGGCCGGCGAGCCCTCGTGGTCGAGGATGAGATGCTGATTGTCATGATGATTGAAGACATGCTTGCCGACCTCGGCTGCAAGTCGGTGACTTCCGCCGCGAAGGTCGATGAGGCGCTCGCGCTGATCGATGCGCAAGCCTTCGACGTCGCGCTGCTCGACATGAACCTGGGTGGCGACGATAGCTATCCGGTAGCGGAGGCGCTCTGTGCGCGCGGAGTTCCGTTCGCCTATTCCACCGGCAACACCGGTCAAAGCGTCAGAGACGGTAACCCGGACAGGGTTGTGCTGAAGAAGCCCTTCAAGCTTGAAGAACCTGGTGGCGATACTCACCCGCCTCAAGCTCGCGCCGATCGAATAAAAGGCTCGATGATTGTCAGGTTCCAGGAAGCCACAGGATCTTGA
- a CDS encoding septal ring lytic transglycosylase RlpA family protein has translation MRPRCCNSFCSNRRADDAKPDECGIASVYSTLSEETASGQDTSVNDRTAAHRSLPFGTLVRVDNQENGQSVVRVTDRGPFVSGRIMIYRKSPHMSSVSPI, from the coding sequence TTGCGACCGCGTTGCTGCAACTCATTCTGTTCGAACCGACGCGCGGACGATGCAAAGCCGGACGAGTGCGGTATTGCCTCGGTCTATTCGACCCTGAGCGAAGAGACGGCAAGCGGACAGGACACCAGCGTCAACGATCGAACCGCCGCGCATCGGTCACTGCCGTTTGGGACGCTCGTCCGGGTCGACAATCAAGAAAACGGGCAGTCGGTAGTACGGGTCACCGATCGCGGCCCGTTCGTCAGTGGAAGAATAATGATCTATCGCAAATCGCCGCACATGAGCTCGGTTTCGCCGATTTGA
- a CDS encoding CsbD family protein, translated as MDKDRVIGSAKQIKGTVKQAVGKIVGDAKLEAEGNAEKIEGQVQNAVGGLKDTLKGK; from the coding sequence ATGGACAAGGACCGCGTCATCGGATCGGCGAAGCAAATCAAGGGCACCGTCAAGCAAGCGGTCGGCAAGATCGTCGGCGACGCCAAGCTGGAGGCAGAGGGCAACGCCGAGAAGATCGAGGGGCAGGTTCAAAATGCCGTCGGCGGTCTCAAGGACACGCTCAAAGGAAAATAG
- a CDS encoding transglutaminase family protein, giving the protein MTTLKVLHTTTYRFNEPVRLLPHRLILRPRESRELRLISSNITVTPPAALTWAHDVFGNTIATATFQMTASSLVIASVAELQLDAVAWPVFDIAVSAMSYPFRYSDDDWTDLGALALPQFSDQDGVLRNWAQMFVRGSRTDTLSLLKDLSVGVSEAVRYQSREDEGTQTPVETLNRGWGSCRDFAVLFTEAARMLGFGARLVSGYLYNPELRSIGSSGAGSTHAWAEVFVPGAGWITFDPTNRSLGGFNLIPVAVARDIRQMIPVSGSFVGSTGAFAGMSVEVLVTS; this is encoded by the coding sequence TTGACTACGCTGAAGGTTCTTCACACGACGACTTATCGATTCAACGAACCCGTGCGCCTATTGCCCCACCGCCTGATCCTTCGTCCGCGTGAAAGCCGCGAGCTTCGTCTGATTTCAAGCAACATCACGGTGACGCCGCCTGCGGCCTTGACCTGGGCGCACGATGTATTCGGCAATACAATCGCGACGGCCACGTTTCAGATGACGGCATCCAGCCTGGTGATCGCCAGCGTCGCTGAGCTTCAGCTCGACGCGGTTGCGTGGCCGGTGTTCGATATAGCGGTCTCCGCCATGTCGTACCCGTTCCGCTATTCTGATGACGATTGGACCGATCTCGGCGCCCTCGCCCTTCCCCAGTTCTCAGACCAGGATGGTGTCCTGCGAAATTGGGCACAAATGTTCGTTCGCGGAAGTCGGACTGACACGCTGTCACTGCTAAAAGACCTCAGCGTCGGCGTGTCCGAAGCTGTCCGGTATCAGAGCCGTGAGGATGAGGGCACCCAAACGCCGGTAGAAACCCTAAATCGCGGCTGGGGGTCATGCCGGGATTTCGCGGTGCTATTCACCGAAGCGGCACGCATGCTCGGGTTCGGAGCCAGACTCGTGTCCGGCTATCTTTACAATCCGGAACTACGGAGCATCGGGTCGAGCGGTGCGGGATCGACCCATGCGTGGGCGGAGGTCTTCGTACCTGGAGCCGGCTGGATTACATTCGATCCGACGAATCGTAGCCTCGGTGGCTTCAATCTAATCCCGGTCGCGGTAGCGCGCGATATCCGCCAGATGATCCCGGTGTCCGGCAGCTTCGTGGGTAGCACCGGCGCCTTCGCCGGGATGTCCGTAGAAGTTCTTGTCACGTCCTAG
- a CDS encoding ABC transporter permease yields the protein MAERGDVLQRDADMDLHNASIGIIDEDHSVLSRRISEAFPPPYFNPPQAISERNVDRLMNDGNITFAIHIPPNFQRDLLGGRQPAIQVAIDATAMMQAGIGAGYIYQIISTEIARTLAGNDTPSVSPVDLQVRIAFNPNLTAAWFTGLMEVVNNVTMLALILAGAAIIREREHGTDHLLVMPLTPFETAVSKVWANGFVILVAVAVSMTIVIQALLDIPVHGSILLFLAGVTIYLFFATAIGIFLGTVARSMPQFGLLYMLVAIPMMILSGSYTPPESMPQFLRVVLQASSPTHFVSFAQAILFRGAGLSVVWPQFLVIGLIGGVFLGLALFRFRRATAQMAQ from the coding sequence ATCGCTGAGAGAGGGGATGTCCTGCAGCGCGACGCCGATATGGACCTGCACAACGCCTCGATCGGAATCATCGACGAGGACCATTCGGTCTTGTCGCGCCGCATTTCCGAAGCATTCCCCCCGCCCTATTTCAATCCTCCGCAAGCGATCAGCGAACGCAACGTCGATCGCCTGATGAACGATGGAAACATTACGTTCGCGATCCATATCCCGCCCAACTTTCAGCGCGACCTCCTGGGCGGGCGACAACCCGCAATCCAGGTCGCTATCGACGCCACCGCAATGATGCAGGCGGGAATCGGAGCGGGCTATATCTACCAGATCATCTCCACCGAGATCGCCAGGACCCTTGCCGGCAACGATACTCCGTCCGTTTCGCCAGTCGATCTGCAGGTTCGCATCGCGTTCAATCCGAACCTCACGGCTGCCTGGTTCACCGGCCTGATGGAAGTCGTCAACAACGTGACGATGCTCGCGCTCATCCTCGCGGGCGCCGCCATCATTCGCGAGCGCGAACACGGCACGGACCATTTGCTGGTGATGCCGCTCACGCCGTTCGAAACCGCAGTGTCGAAAGTCTGGGCCAACGGCTTCGTCATCTTGGTAGCGGTCGCCGTCTCGATGACGATTGTCATCCAAGCGCTGCTCGACATCCCCGTCCACGGTTCAATTCTACTGTTTCTGGCCGGGGTCACCATCTATCTGTTCTTCGCCACAGCGATCGGAATATTTCTCGGCACCGTTGCGCGCTCGATGCCCCAGTTCGGCCTGCTCTACATGCTCGTTGCGATTCCGATGATGATTCTGTCGGGCAGCTACACGCCGCCGGAAAGCATGCCGCAATTCCTGCGTGTCGTATTGCAGGCGTCGTCTCCGACGCATTTTGTCTCCTTTGCCCAAGCAATTCTATTCCGGGGCGCGGGGTTAAGCGTTGTGTGGCCGCAGTTTCTGGTGATCGGCTTGATCGGCGGCGTATTTCTTGGCCTGGCGCTCTTCCGATTCCGGCGCGCGACAGCGCAAATGGCCCAATAG
- a CDS encoding HPF/RaiA family ribosome-associated protein, translating to MQTPAQIEFEGVPATPELQASIDQHIAELESRFGRLTAGRVVVRGPGDRHRTGGQYQVSIRLALPDGREVNIARIPKQDERYADLTFAVDNAFKRARRRLQDQARLMQGQTKQHESRPIGTVIRIDPSGEFGFIESADSQEVYFNCNSVLDGASNIAPGTRVSYVEEIGEKGPQASTVEILGKHRLRL from the coding sequence ATGCAAACGCCCGCCCAAATCGAGTTTGAAGGTGTCCCAGCGACACCTGAACTTCAAGCGTCCATTGACCAGCATATTGCAGAGCTCGAGAGCCGGTTTGGACGGCTTACCGCAGGCCGCGTCGTGGTAAGGGGGCCGGGCGATCGGCACCGGACTGGCGGGCAATACCAAGTGAGTATTCGACTGGCATTGCCAGATGGCCGCGAGGTCAACATTGCACGCATCCCCAAGCAGGACGAACGCTATGCCGATCTCACCTTCGCCGTCGATAATGCCTTCAAACGCGCCCGCAGAAGATTGCAGGACCAGGCCCGGCTGATGCAAGGACAGACTAAGCAGCACGAAAGTCGGCCGATAGGCACGGTCATTCGGATCGATCCGAGCGGCGAGTTCGGGTTCATCGAAAGTGCCGACAGTCAAGAAGTATACTTCAACTGCAATAGCGTTCTTGACGGCGCATCGAACATCGCGCCGGGCACGCGCGTCAGTTATGTCGAGGAGATCGGCGAGAAGGGACCTCAGGCGAGCACGGTCGAGATCCTCGGCAAACATCGCCTCCGCTTGTAG
- a CDS encoding ribose-phosphate pyrophosphokinase — protein MAGSFRTWSTARSLERLRLFALNGTEVLGEKIAGALGCDLAALEERSFEDGEHKVRPLETVAGFDVYVVHSLHGGPKESPNDKLCKLLFFVGALKDAGAARVTAVAPYLCYARKDRRTKAQDPVTIRYLATIFEAAGVDAIVTLEVHNEAAFENAFRCPSVALSSAPLVIERIRELAADRPICVVSPDLGGGKRADLLREVLEKALGRPIGKAFVEKHRSSGIISGDLFAGEVADALCVVIDDLVSTGGTLVRAAKAARAHGGKEVVACVAHGLFMPGAESALADPAIDSIIVTDSVPPFRLPSGPVLAKLEIISASPLLAETVRRLHRGEAVADLLHYQA, from the coding sequence ATGGCCGGCAGCTTCAGAACTTGGTCGACTGCACGCTCACTGGAGCGGCTGCGGCTGTTTGCTCTGAATGGCACCGAGGTGCTCGGCGAGAAGATTGCGGGTGCGTTGGGCTGTGACCTCGCTGCGCTGGAGGAGCGCAGTTTCGAGGACGGCGAGCACAAGGTGCGTCCGCTGGAGACGGTAGCTGGCTTTGACGTCTACGTCGTGCACAGCTTGCATGGCGGGCCCAAGGAAAGCCCAAACGACAAGCTATGCAAGCTGCTGTTTTTCGTGGGCGCATTGAAAGACGCCGGGGCGGCGCGGGTGACGGCGGTCGCGCCTTATCTATGCTACGCGCGGAAGGATCGCCGGACCAAGGCGCAGGACCCCGTGACGATTCGTTACCTTGCAACCATATTCGAGGCCGCCGGCGTCGATGCCATCGTCACGCTCGAGGTTCACAACGAAGCGGCTTTTGAAAATGCGTTTCGATGCCCCTCGGTCGCGCTCAGCTCGGCGCCGCTCGTGATCGAAAGGATCAGGGAACTCGCCGCGGATCGGCCGATCTGCGTCGTTTCGCCGGACCTCGGCGGTGGCAAGCGGGCCGACTTGCTGCGCGAGGTGTTGGAGAAGGCGCTTGGTCGCCCGATCGGCAAGGCGTTCGTGGAGAAGCATCGCAGCTCGGGCATTATTTCCGGTGATCTATTTGCCGGTGAGGTGGCAGACGCGCTCTGTGTTGTCATCGATGATCTTGTCAGCACGGGAGGCACTTTGGTGCGGGCGGCCAAGGCGGCGCGCGCCCATGGCGGGAAGGAGGTGGTCGCCTGCGTCGCCCATGGCCTGTTCATGCCAGGGGCCGAGAGCGCGCTGGCGGATCCCGCGATCGACAGCATCATTGTGACGGACAGTGTGCCGCCGTTCAGGCTTCCGTCCGGGCCGGTGCTCGCGAAGCTTGAGATCATTTCCGCGTCGCCTCTGCTTGCGGAGACAGTTCGCAGGCTGCATCGTGGGGAGGCAGTTGCTGATCTGCTTCACTATCAGGCGTGA
- a CDS encoding phosphoribosyltransferase: protein MLFQDRTDAGRKLARALTKYKAQHPVVLALPRGGVPVAAEVAAALDAPLDLVLVRKIGVPSQPELAMGAVTDGGEPAIVRNREIIEMCGISTQEFDAVCDRELAEIERRRNRYLGGRARAEVEGQVVIIVDDGIATGATTLAAIKAVRARKPKELVLAVPVAAFDTVKKLQAEVDAIVCLDTPEELGAIGYFYCDFRQVDDEEVVAILKCFPASRALHTSSDSA, encoded by the coding sequence ATGCTGTTTCAGGATCGAACCGACGCTGGCCGGAAGCTGGCGCGAGCGCTGACGAAATACAAGGCGCAGCATCCTGTCGTGCTTGCCTTGCCGCGTGGAGGTGTGCCAGTCGCTGCCGAAGTAGCGGCTGCGCTTGACGCCCCTCTTGATCTCGTGCTCGTGCGGAAGATTGGCGTACCAAGCCAGCCGGAGCTTGCGATGGGCGCGGTCACCGACGGCGGGGAGCCCGCCATTGTTCGTAACCGCGAAATCATCGAAATGTGTGGCATCAGCACGCAGGAATTCGACGCGGTCTGCGATAGGGAACTTGCCGAAATCGAACGACGGCGCAACCGTTATCTCGGCGGCCGAGCGCGTGCCGAAGTCGAGGGACAGGTGGTGATCATCGTCGACGACGGCATTGCGACGGGCGCAACGACGCTTGCTGCCATCAAGGCGGTTCGCGCTCGTAAGCCGAAGGAACTGGTGCTCGCGGTGCCTGTGGCCGCGTTCGATACTGTCAAGAAGCTACAAGCGGAAGTCGACGCGATCGTCTGCCTCGATACGCCCGAGGAGCTCGGCGCGATCGGTTATTTCTATTGCGATTTTCGTCAGGTCGACGACGAGGAAGTTGTCGCGATATTGAAGTGCTTTCCGGCCAGCAGGGCATTGCATACTTCCAGCGACTCGGCCTGA
- a CDS encoding nicotinate phosphoribosyltransferase — MEPAPGALLTDLYQLTMIQAYLDSGQTDTAVFEFFVRKLPPPRGFLMAAGLEQALELLENLRFTADELGWLEITGRFSARLIDYLANFRFSGDVHAMPEGTPFFQNEPILRVTAPLPEAQLVETRLINILHFQTLIASKAARMVQLAPDKLLVDFGLRRAHGADAGLMAARASYIAGFAGTATLLAEKAFGIPTYGTMAHSFIQSFDDEAAAFEAFARARPHNLTLLIDTYDTVAAARKVVALAPRLKELGISVRAVRIDSGDLAALAKVVRSVLDEGGLKDIGIFASGGIDEEILVGFARQNAPIDGIGIGTSLATSSDAPALDCAYKLQEYAGLPRRKRSTGKATWPGRKQVWRRYDRNGRMMVDILSVEGDIHEGEPLIHEVMASGRRIGPRHTLHDIRARARHELERLPTELRGVGPLVPYPVEVAASLEELAAVADRMTGPAEVQS; from the coding sequence ATGGAACCGGCGCCGGGTGCCCTGCTGACCGACCTTTATCAGCTGACCATGATCCAGGCCTATCTGGACTCGGGCCAGACTGACACGGCGGTCTTTGAATTCTTTGTCCGCAAGCTGCCGCCACCGCGCGGTTTCCTGATGGCGGCGGGACTTGAACAGGCGCTTGAGTTGCTCGAGAACCTGCGCTTCACAGCGGATGAACTCGGTTGGCTGGAAATAACAGGGCGTTTCAGCGCGCGCCTGATCGATTATCTCGCCAATTTCCGTTTTAGTGGCGATGTTCATGCGATGCCTGAAGGCACCCCGTTCTTTCAAAACGAGCCTATCCTGCGGGTGACAGCGCCCCTGCCTGAGGCGCAGCTTGTCGAGACGCGTCTCATCAACATCTTGCATTTCCAGACGCTGATCGCCTCTAAGGCGGCGCGCATGGTGCAGCTTGCGCCGGACAAGCTGTTGGTCGACTTCGGCTTGCGCCGTGCTCATGGGGCGGACGCCGGCTTGATGGCCGCTCGCGCCAGCTACATTGCCGGATTTGCAGGGACTGCTACCCTTCTTGCCGAGAAAGCGTTCGGTATCCCGACATACGGCACCATGGCGCATTCGTTCATTCAGTCCTTTGACGACGAAGCTGCAGCCTTCGAGGCCTTTGCGCGCGCCCGCCCCCATAATCTTACCCTCCTGATCGATACCTACGACACGGTAGCCGCCGCGCGAAAAGTGGTTGCGCTGGCGCCGCGGCTGAAGGAACTCGGAATTTCGGTGCGTGCGGTACGGATCGACAGCGGCGATCTCGCGGCACTGGCCAAGGTGGTGCGCAGCGTTCTGGACGAAGGCGGATTGAAGGATATCGGAATTTTTGCCAGCGGCGGGATCGACGAGGAGATACTTGTCGGATTTGCGCGGCAAAATGCGCCGATCGATGGCATCGGCATTGGCACCAGCCTTGCCACTTCGTCCGACGCGCCCGCGCTCGACTGCGCCTATAAACTGCAGGAGTATGCCGGGTTACCGCGTCGCAAACGCTCGACCGGAAAAGCAACTTGGCCCGGCCGCAAGCAGGTCTGGCGACGGTATGACAGGAACGGTCGCATGATGGTGGATATTCTGTCCGTCGAGGGCGATATTCACGAAGGCGAGCCGCTGATCCACGAGGTCATGGCGAGCGGCCGCCGCATCGGGCCGCGTCACACTCTTCACGACATCAGGGCGCGTGCGCGGCACGAACTGGAGCGATTACCGACAGAACTACGGGGAGTCGGCCCGCTTGTGCCATACCCCGTGGAAGTGGCAGCCTCATTGGAAGAACTTGCGGCAGTGGCGGATCGCATGACGGGCCCGGCGGAGGTGCAATCATGA
- the pncA gene encoding bifunctional nicotinamidase/pyrazinamidase, protein MKVSSKDVLIIVDVQNDFCTGGALAVPGGEKVVPAINRIGERFENVVLTQDWHPADHVSFVSNHPRKRPYDTIELSYGSQVLWPDHCVQASSGADFHRGLETVRASLVVRKGFRRHIDSYSAFYENDKKTPTGLAGYLRERDLKTLFFAGLAFDFCVRYSAEDARNAGFDAVVIEEACRGIDLDGSVAATHHSLKSLGIPVVGIEAFF, encoded by the coding sequence ATGAAAGTTTCCAGCAAGGATGTTCTCATCATAGTCGACGTCCAGAACGACTTTTGCACCGGGGGCGCGCTGGCCGTGCCCGGCGGCGAGAAGGTCGTTCCGGCGATCAACCGCATCGGCGAAAGATTCGAAAATGTGGTGCTCACGCAGGACTGGCACCCGGCGGACCATGTCTCTTTCGTCTCCAACCATCCGCGTAAGCGGCCCTATGACACCATCGAATTGAGCTACGGGTCGCAGGTTCTCTGGCCCGATCACTGTGTCCAGGCCAGCAGCGGCGCCGACTTTCACCGCGGACTGGAGACTGTTCGGGCGAGCCTCGTGGTCCGGAAGGGATTTCGTCGCCATATCGACTCCTACTCGGCCTTCTACGAGAATGACAAGAAGACACCGACAGGCCTTGCCGGCTATCTGCGTGAACGCGACTTGAAGACGCTATTTTTCGCCGGATTGGCCTTCGATTTTTGCGTCCGCTATTCGGCGGAAGACGCCCGCAATGCGGGATTTGACGCTGTCGTCATTGAAGAGGCCTGTCGCGGCATCGATCTCGACGGCTCGGTCGCCGCGACGCACCACAGCCTGAAATCACTCGGCATTCCCGTGGTCGGCATCGAGGCGTTCTTCTGA
- a CDS encoding IS5 family transposase, translated as MKPKERRDGGQADLLRSRLDAIIDLNHALVKLARTIDWSFLEERFGAVYEDKPGRPPLPTRLMAGLAILKHTYDLSDEVLCERWVENPYYQFFCGEEFFQHRLVFDRSSLTRWRQRMGEEKLQALLQESLAVATKTEAIKPSDLNRVIVDTTVQPKNVMFPTDARLLNRAREILVRLAKGAGIKLRQSYGRVGKFALIKHQRYAHAKQFKRANRALRTLRTYLGRVIRDIARKLDGNVGLFDGVALDRMLALARCVLDQKQRQRGPKVYSLHAPEVECIGKGKAHRPYEFGVKVSVATTLSHAKGGQFVTHVKALPGNPYDGHTLKIVIPEMEVLIGNIIERLVLDKGYRGHNAPPDYKFRVFISGQKRRVTPKIKRELRRRSAVEPVIGHLKSEHRMGRNYLWHRQGDAANAVLAAAGYNFRRLIRWLELLLRQFLAQLTVRLQFVPS; from the coding sequence ATGAAGCCAAAGGAACGACGCGACGGCGGCCAAGCCGATCTTCTGCGCTCGCGGCTGGACGCGATCATCGACTTGAACCATGCCCTGGTAAAGCTGGCGCGGACGATCGACTGGTCGTTCCTCGAAGAGCGGTTCGGCGCGGTCTACGAGGACAAGCCGGGCCGGCCGCCGCTGCCGACACGGCTGATGGCGGGCCTGGCCATCCTCAAGCACACCTACGACCTCTCCGACGAGGTGCTATGCGAGCGCTGGGTGGAGAATCCCTATTACCAGTTCTTCTGCGGCGAGGAGTTCTTCCAGCACCGCCTGGTGTTCGACCGCTCCTCGTTGACGCGCTGGCGCCAGCGTATGGGCGAGGAGAAGCTGCAAGCCCTGCTGCAGGAGAGCCTTGCGGTCGCCACCAAGACCGAGGCGATCAAGCCGTCCGACCTCAATCGGGTCATCGTCGACACCACGGTGCAGCCCAAGAACGTGATGTTCCCAACCGATGCGCGGCTCTTGAACCGGGCCCGCGAGATCCTGGTTCGGCTAGCCAAGGGCGCCGGCATCAAGCTGCGTCAGTCCTATGGGCGAGTCGGCAAGTTTGCCCTGATCAAGCACCAGCGCTATGCCCATGCCAAGCAGTTCAAGCGCGCCAATCGGGCCTTGAGGACGCTGCGAACCTATCTCGGCCGCGTCATCCGCGACATCGCCCGCAAGCTCGACGGCAACGTCGGCTTGTTCGATGGGGTCGCGCTCGACCGCATGCTGGCGCTGGCGCGATGCGTGCTCGACCAGAAGCAGCGCCAGCGGGGCCCCAAGGTCTACTCGCTGCACGCGCCGGAGGTGGAGTGCATCGGCAAGGGCAAGGCTCACCGGCCTTACGAGTTCGGGGTCAAGGTCTCCGTCGCCACCACGCTATCGCACGCCAAAGGCGGCCAGTTCGTCACCCATGTGAAGGCGCTGCCCGGCAACCCCTATGATGGTCACACGCTCAAGATCGTGATCCCGGAAATGGAGGTGCTGATCGGCAACATCATCGAGCGCCTCGTTCTCGACAAAGGCTATCGCGGCCACAATGCGCCACCCGACTACAAGTTCAGGGTGTTCATCTCAGGCCAGAAGCGGCGGGTGACGCCAAAGATCAAACGCGAGCTGCGCCGGCGTTCCGCCGTCGAGCCGGTCATCGGCCATCTCAAATCCGAGCATCGCATGGGGCGTAACTACCTGTGGCACCGCCAGGGCGATGCCGCCAATGCCGTTCTCGCCGCAGCGGGCTACAACTTCCGGCGTCTCATCCGCTGGCTCGAGCTCTTGTTGCGCCAGTTCCTCGCCCAGCTCACGGTCCGACTTCAATTCGTCCCGAGTTGA
- a CDS encoding universal stress protein: MPRDILVHIPCERPVRPMVDGAVSRAMARNARLQAVSVGYESANIGIPIGGGAAVAAVFELEHERAQQRADAALSVFEAEARNSGIDFSLRAVTGALHDAAAQVSAIARLADLTILLQPEYERDTFDNVLPVEVLFQCGGPVLFIPHTHKGPVGFKRIGIAWDGSRLAARAVRDSKPFLKDAKEISIISVDEPSKQENPSAADLATHLARRGLTAKVERASADDVDVQPTILSIAAATGLDLIVMGAYGHSRLQEWLLGGVTRGMLQSMTVPTLMSH; this comes from the coding sequence ATGCCAAGAGATATTCTGGTTCATATTCCCTGCGAGCGCCCGGTCCGTCCTATGGTGGATGGCGCGGTTTCACGTGCGATGGCGCGCAACGCCCGCCTTCAAGCCGTTTCGGTCGGATACGAATCTGCAAACATCGGGATCCCGATTGGGGGCGGCGCGGCGGTCGCCGCGGTATTCGAGCTGGAACATGAGCGCGCCCAGCAACGTGCCGACGCGGCCCTATCGGTCTTCGAGGCAGAGGCGCGCAATTCCGGCATCGATTTCAGCCTGCGGGCGGTCACCGGAGCCCTGCACGACGCGGCGGCACAAGTCAGCGCCATCGCACGTCTTGCGGATCTCACGATCTTGCTGCAGCCTGAGTATGAGCGCGATACATTTGACAACGTCCTTCCGGTGGAGGTCCTGTTTCAGTGTGGTGGTCCCGTTCTCTTCATCCCTCACACCCACAAGGGCCCGGTCGGCTTCAAACGCATCGGCATTGCCTGGGACGGGAGCCGCCTCGCTGCGCGCGCCGTCCGCGATTCTAAGCCATTTCTCAAGGACGCGAAGGAAATCTCGATTATCAGCGTCGATGAACCCTCGAAGCAGGAGAATCCTTCGGCGGCAGACCTGGCTACTCATCTGGCCCGGCGTGGTCTGACGGCCAAGGTCGAGCGCGCCAGCGCGGACGATGTTGACGTTCAGCCCACCATTCTCTCGATCGCCGCCGCCACGGGTTTGGATCTGATCGTGATGGGCGCGTATGGTCATTCGCGATTGCAGGAATGGCTGCTGGGCGGGGTGACGCGAGGCATGCTGCAGTCGATGACTGTGCCGACGCTGATGTCACACTAG
- a CDS encoding BON domain-containing protein: MHDNELRQRVIDEFEFDPGFDGAHIGVAVENGIVMLTGHVESCAQKLAAVSAARRVKCVHGIADEIEVRYPDQKKTADDQIARRALNVLNWDSTLSPYDIDVTVSAGWVTLNGIVDWQFEKEAAELCIRKLSGVVGVRNEIKLKQRATVEDVKSKIEAALMRHAEVEAKAIRVSVAGGDHVILEGVVDSWDERRAAETAAWSAPGVMLVDDLITVK, translated from the coding sequence ATGCACGACAACGAATTGCGGCAACGCGTCATCGACGAATTCGAGTTTGATCCGGGCTTTGATGGCGCTCATATCGGGGTTGCCGTCGAAAATGGCATTGTCATGTTGACCGGTCATGTCGAGAGCTGTGCGCAGAAACTGGCCGCCGTGTCCGCAGCCAGGCGCGTCAAATGTGTGCACGGCATCGCCGACGAGATCGAGGTTCGCTACCCCGACCAGAAGAAGACCGCGGATGATCAGATAGCGAGGCGCGCGCTCAACGTGCTGAATTGGGATTCGACGCTTTCGCCCTACGACATCGACGTTACCGTGAGCGCCGGCTGGGTCACCTTGAATGGCATTGTCGACTGGCAATTCGAGAAGGAGGCTGCGGAGCTGTGTATTCGCAAGCTGTCCGGCGTCGTCGGTGTACGCAATGAAATCAAATTGAAGCAGCGTGCGACAGTCGAGGACGTCAAGTCGAAGATCGAAGCGGCACTCATGCGTCACGCTGAAGTCGAAGCAAAGGCGATCCGGGTTTCGGTTGCCGGTGGAGATCACGTGATTCTCGAAGGCGTGGTGGATAGTTGGGATGAACGGCGCGCCGCAGAGACGGCGGCTTGGTCGGCGCCGGGCGTGATGCTGGTGGATGATCTGATCACGGTCAAATGA